From Pseudoalteromonas sp. DL-6, one genomic window encodes:
- a CDS encoding ArsC family reductase — protein sequence MITLYGISNCDTIKKAKKYLSDNDIAFTFHDYRKDGVNYSMVSDFAEHIDWEQLVNKRGITYRALSDEQKQSLTKQTAIDILVEQPAMIKRPVLINNGQYHLGFKAAQYDEIFK from the coding sequence ACTATTAAAAAAGCAAAAAAATACTTAAGCGATAATGACATCGCATTCACTTTTCATGACTATCGTAAAGACGGCGTTAATTACAGTATGGTCAGCGATTTTGCAGAGCATATTGACTGGGAGCAACTTGTTAATAAACGTGGTATAACATACAGAGCCTTGTCTGATGAGCAAAAGCAAAGTTTAACTAAGCAAACTGCTATCGATATATTGGTTGAACAACCTGCAATGATTAAACGCCCTGTTCTTATTAATAACGGGCAATACCATTTAGGCTTTAAAGCAGCCCAGTACGATGAGATCTTTAAATAA